A genomic segment from Aegilops tauschii subsp. strangulata cultivar AL8/78 chromosome 1, Aet v6.0, whole genome shotgun sequence encodes:
- the LOC109758797 gene encoding uncharacterized protein, with amino-acid sequence MVMCEHGQPAKRHVCFEGISTGRRFIACGLDEASSCGVVHWVDEEWPEHLQNALHKLWLLYEDCQRANRMACLEHSSLVHNLTSQKNKLQETYEKLVEDVNNLLDTQDNIPKENEVQQGEHEEITPPLDNNISALKEQLGAMDAENKELKQKVD; translated from the exons ATGGTGATGTGTGAGCATGGCCAGCCGGCGAAGAGGCATGTTTGCTTCGAAGGGATTAGCACTGGGAGGAGGTTCATTGCCTGTGGACTTGAT GAAGCAAGCAGTTGTGGTGTTGTTCATTGGGTAGATGAGGAGTGGCCAGAGCATCTGCAGAATGCTCTTCACAAACTATGGCTTTTGTATGAGGATTGCCAGCGTGCTAATAGGATGGCATGTCTGGAACATTCATCACTTGTCCACAATCTCACATCACAGAAGAACAAGCTACAGGAGACTTATGAGAAGCTTGTTGAGGATGTGAACAACCTACTTGATACCCAGGACAATATTCCCAAGGAAAATGAAGTCCAACAAGGTGAACATGAGGAGATCACTCCTCCTTTGGACAACAATATTTCAGCTTTGAAGGAACAGCTGGGTGCAATGGATGCTGAGAACAAAGAACTGAAGCAAAAGGTTGACTAG